From the Planktothricoides raciborskii GIHE-MW2 genome, the window CCGCGTAAGCTGCTGCGTTGTAGATTTGCTTCCATTAATGAGGCACCACTCAGGTCAGCAAAACTTAGGTCGGCGCCACTTAAGTCCGATTTGTCAAAGTTCGCGGTACTGAGTTTCGCCCCGCGTAGGTTCGCCCCGACTAAACGCGCCATTCTCACATTAGCTCTGGCTAAATTAGCGTTACTTAAGTTACTGTTACTTAAGTTAGCACCAACTAGGTTCACGCCTGTGAGAATAGCTTGGGAAAGATTAGCCTCGGATAGGTTGGCGTCTCTTAAGTCTCCAGCAGTTAAGTGAGAAACAACTAAAGGCGGGTTGACGTTGGTAATTACATTTATGCCAGCGCTATTGGGATGAGGTTGGGCGAGGTTTGCCTCACTTAAATTAGCCCCAGAAAGGTCAGCCCAGCGAATAATGGCACCAGATAAGTCCGCCTGGGATAGGTTGGCGCCGGTGAGGTTGGCGCCCCGCAAGTCTGCGCCCATGAGTTTTGCTCCCGCTAGGTTCGCCCTAGTGAGGTCTGCCCCCACTAGGTCGCATCCCATGCATTCATTTCTGGTTAGTAATCTGTTTACATGGTCAGCGTTGGCAGCGATCGCACTCTGGCTGAATACTAGAGGAGTTAGTCCCGTGGCTGCGATCGCCGCGATCGCCTGCCAGAAATTTGCCCCCGTCCCTGGTAGGCGGTTGTTTTGGCGTAATTTGCCGAAAAAATTCATGGGGATATTCATGGGGATATTCATGGGGATATTCATAGCATTAGGTGAAAATTTTTCTGGAATTAATCACTAGGTTAAAAGATTTCTCGCCGGCGATCGCCAAACCCATCCTACTTGTGGGGCGATCGCCCATCTCCTACCGATCGCCAAAATTTTATACTGGTAAA encodes:
- a CDS encoding pentapeptide repeat-containing protein; translation: MNIPMNIPMNIPMNFFGKLRQNNRLPGTGANFWQAIAAIAATGLTPLVFSQSAIAANADHVNRLLTRNECMGCDLVGADLTRANLAGAKLMGADLRGANLTGANLSQADLSGAIIRWADLSGANLSEANLAQPHPNSAGINVITNVNPPLVVSHLTAGDLRDANLSEANLSQAILTGVNLVGANLSNSNLSNANLARANVRMARLVGANLRGAKLSTANFDKSDLSGADLSFADLSGASLMEANLQRSSLRGADLTLIQNNNKPTRLDSANLFEADLRGANLKGAILRYADLRGTNLFKTNFNQVDLTEANLQFAIFRETNLVDANLTGATMPDGRISQN